The genomic DNA GGACCCACAGACCTTGAAGGATCTGGGAGGCTCGCTTCAGCGCCTGGAGGGTCAGGTTGCTGCGCTCGAGTTGACGGCTGTCATGACGGGAGAGTACGACCCGGGTAACGCGATCCTCACCATCAATCCGGGCGCCGGCGGCACCGAGTCGCAGGATTGGGCACAGATGCTGCTGCGGATGTACCTGCGTTGGGCGGAAGCCGGCGGCTATAAGACCGAGGTCATCGACCTGCTCCCTGCGGAGGAGGCCGGGATCAAGAGCGCCACGGTGACGGTGACGGGCAAGTATGCCTATGGCCGCCTGAAAGCAGAGATTGGGGTCCACCGTCTGGTTCGCATCTCTCCATTTGATGCCAATCACCGCCGTCATACCTCCTTTGCGTCGGTTTTCATCTACCCTGAGATCGATGAGACCATCGATGTGGCAATTGACGAGAAGGACCTGCGTATTGACACCTACCGCTCCAGCGGAGCAGGCGGACAGCATGTGAATGTTACCGACTCCGCGGTGCGGATCACGCACCTGCCGACGGGCATTGTCGTGTCCTGTCAGAATGAGCGCTCGCAGCATAAAAATAAGGCCATGGCCATGAAGGTCCTGCGCGCCAGACTGT from Candidatus Methylomirabilis tolerans includes the following:
- the prfB gene encoding peptide chain release factor 2 (programmed frameshift), which translates into the protein MIAEYARTLDGLKDKLHTLGTTFDVAGKQARLVAIEELLHSQEFWADTSRAREIMKEQRPLKEIVDQVDYLDRELEEVTILLGLLREEEDPQTLKDLGGSLQRLEGQVAALELTAVMTGEYDPGNAILTINPGAGGTESQDWAQMLLRMYLRWAEAGGYKTEVIDLLPAEEAGIKSATVTVTGKYAYGRLKAEIGVHRLVRISPFDANHRRHTSFASVFIYPEIDETIDVAIDEKDLRIDTYRSSGAGGQHVNVTDSAVRITHLPTGIVVSCQNERSQHKNKAMAMKVLRARLYDYYRREQEKEMAKLEGEKKDIAWGSQIRSYVLAPYQLVKDHRTSLETGNVEKVLDGEIEPFIDAFLLKGRHVSGAA